Proteins encoded in a region of the Stieleria neptunia genome:
- a CDS encoding DUF1559 family PulG-like putative transporter, which yields MIAVKKRHKSDARPSLQRGFTLVELLVVIAIIGILVGLLLPAVQAAREAARRMSCSNNFKQIGIGLHNYHSAFKRLPKHGTGTPSGNGGNPEAPNPGAAPRSSNRLEVSWLVSMLPYVEQQGLWDQIGNPLTDASTGALFPPMGPCPRRSLAQHANARYEPWLTEIPMFRCPSDPGVGLPAQGRSNYMACVGDSMRSWHGGRSDSGADFGGAAGPLHRQASCRGVFIHRYDSKFRDILDGLSNTIAAGEIASSLGDNDVRTRAALAPSGRDTIWLPGGVQQCDVYIDPERPRFWLSTATFTNPHGPGGHAEQKRGYRWAHSRSLWGMCTTISPPNSPLCTDWNNFNAGILPPSSRHQGGCHILLADGSIRFITDSIEAGDQTSAQVGRDTDMVPPGSKSPFGLWGALGTRASNEVISADF from the coding sequence GTGATCGCTGTTAAGAAACGTCACAAAAGCGACGCTCGTCCGTCGCTTCAACGCGGGTTTACGCTCGTTGAATTATTGGTCGTGATCGCGATCATCGGAATTCTGGTGGGGCTGTTATTGCCCGCCGTCCAGGCGGCGCGCGAGGCGGCTCGCCGGATGAGTTGCAGCAACAATTTCAAACAAATCGGGATCGGGCTGCACAACTACCACTCGGCTTTCAAACGATTGCCGAAACATGGCACGGGAACGCCCAGCGGAAACGGGGGAAACCCAGAGGCGCCCAACCCGGGCGCCGCACCGCGCTCCAGCAATCGTTTGGAGGTGAGTTGGTTGGTTTCGATGTTGCCATATGTCGAGCAGCAGGGGTTGTGGGATCAAATCGGTAATCCGCTGACCGACGCGAGCACCGGAGCGCTGTTTCCGCCGATGGGACCCTGTCCGCGCCGTTCACTTGCCCAACATGCCAACGCCCGATACGAACCGTGGCTGACGGAAATCCCAATGTTCCGATGCCCGAGCGATCCAGGCGTCGGATTGCCGGCCCAGGGACGCAGCAACTACATGGCTTGTGTCGGCGATTCGATGAGAAGTTGGCATGGAGGTCGCTCAGACAGCGGGGCGGATTTTGGTGGTGCGGCGGGACCGCTCCATCGCCAGGCATCCTGCCGCGGCGTGTTCATTCATCGTTACGACTCCAAGTTTCGCGACATTCTTGACGGGTTGTCCAATACCATTGCCGCCGGCGAGATCGCCAGCAGCCTGGGCGACAATGACGTGCGGACGCGTGCCGCGCTTGCCCCGAGCGGTCGAGACACCATCTGGCTGCCCGGAGGTGTTCAGCAATGCGACGTCTACATCGATCCGGAGCGCCCACGATTTTGGTTGTCGACCGCCACGTTTACCAACCCCCATGGGCCGGGCGGTCACGCAGAGCAGAAACGCGGGTATCGCTGGGCGCACAGCCGATCGCTGTGGGGGATGTGCACGACGATCTCGCCCCCGAACTCCCCGCTCTGCACAGACTGGAATAATTTTAACGCGGGAATCTTGCCGCCCAGCAGCCGACACCAGGGCGGCTGTCACATCCTGTTGGCCGATGGTTCGATCCGATTCATCACGGATTCCATCGAGGCGGGGGATCAGACCAGCGCTCAGGTCGGCAGGGACACGGACATGGTGCCGCCGGGCAGCAAAAGCCCCTTCGGTCTGTGGGGAGCGTTGGGGACGCGAGCGTCGAACGAAGTCATTTCCGCCGATTTTTAA
- the hpnE gene encoding hydroxysqualene dehydroxylase HpnE, which yields MTRHRVVIVGGGLAGMAAAEALSRVPPQRRHPAFEITLLESKRIAGGRAGSYVDPETGTEVDYCQHAAMGCCTNLIEMLDRCGLQHHFRRDRSLTFLHPEHPPSRFAPNRWLPPPLHLLGTVLAQRYLSARQKCELLSGLWRLMRTPPRALGDCRAREWLARADQSDDTVRNFWDVILVSALGESTGHVSMAAARKVLIDGFAIARGASDVLIPTVPLADLFGRLLSGVLAGRGVEIRTGHPVQQITPEARVITPAGDLEADAVIGAVPWHQIDKLFDRWPDAQRSRLPNLDAISKIPSSPITGLHLWFDSPITALDHAVMVGTTAQWLFRDPFASRHEPAAGTPAAGTSGAAKQHYYQVVISASKETISGSKQALVDTVLAELRHAFPAARSATLLRHRLVTDPKSVFSLRPEVDALRPAATTQLPWLHLAGDWTQTGWPATMEGAVISGRLAAEAVAEQLGSDSGWDFAPPNRLLCPGLPPGRLARWLIRRD from the coding sequence GTGACCCGCCATCGCGTCGTGATCGTCGGCGGCGGGCTGGCCGGAATGGCCGCCGCCGAAGCGCTCTCACGTGTCCCCCCCCAACGCCGACATCCCGCGTTCGAAATCACACTGTTGGAATCCAAGCGGATCGCCGGCGGCCGCGCCGGATCGTACGTCGATCCCGAAACGGGCACGGAAGTCGATTATTGCCAGCACGCGGCGATGGGTTGCTGCACCAACTTGATCGAGATGCTCGATCGCTGTGGTTTGCAACACCACTTCCGCCGCGACCGATCGCTGACGTTCTTGCACCCCGAGCATCCGCCGAGCCGCTTCGCGCCGAACCGTTGGTTGCCGCCGCCGCTGCACCTGCTCGGTACCGTTTTGGCGCAGCGTTACCTTTCCGCCCGCCAGAAATGCGAACTCCTTTCCGGGCTGTGGCGGCTGATGCGGACGCCGCCGCGTGCGTTGGGTGATTGTCGTGCCCGCGAGTGGCTGGCCCGGGCTGATCAAAGCGACGACACCGTGCGAAATTTCTGGGACGTGATCCTGGTCAGCGCCCTGGGAGAATCGACCGGCCACGTCTCGATGGCCGCCGCCCGCAAGGTGCTGATCGACGGATTCGCGATCGCCCGCGGTGCCAGTGATGTGCTGATCCCCACCGTCCCGCTGGCCGACCTGTTTGGACGTCTGCTCTCGGGTGTCTTGGCCGGGCGAGGCGTGGAGATTCGAACCGGGCACCCCGTTCAACAGATCACCCCCGAAGCTCGCGTGATCACCCCGGCGGGAGACCTGGAGGCAGACGCCGTGATCGGTGCCGTCCCCTGGCACCAGATCGACAAACTGTTCGACCGCTGGCCTGACGCACAGCGAAGTCGGTTGCCGAACCTGGACGCGATTTCGAAAATCCCGTCCTCTCCCATCACGGGGCTGCACCTCTGGTTTGATTCACCCATCACGGCGTTGGATCATGCGGTGATGGTGGGCACCACCGCACAGTGGCTGTTCCGTGACCCGTTTGCATCGCGTCACGAGCCAGCCGCGGGAACACCGGCCGCGGGAACATCCGGTGCGGCGAAGCAACATTATTATCAGGTGGTGATCAGCGCCTCCAAAGAAACCATCTCGGGTTCCAAACAGGCACTTGTCGACACCGTGTTGGCCGAACTGCGACACGCCTTTCCGGCGGCCCGCAGTGCAACGCTGCTGCGGCACCGTCTGGTCACCGACCCCAAGAGCGTGTTTTCATTGCGTCCGGAAGTCGATGCGCTGCGTCCGGCGGCAACCACGCAACTGCCCTGGCTTCACCTGGCGGGGGATTGGACACAGACGGGCTGGCCGGCCACGATGGAAGGCGCCGTGATCAGCGGTCGGTTGGCGGCAGAGGCGGTCGCCGAGCAGCTTGGAAGCGATTCCGGTTGGGATTTCGCCCCGCCAAACCGCTTGCTTTGCCCCGGCTTGCCCCCCGGACGCCTGGCCCGCTGGTTGATCCGTCGGGACTGA
- a CDS encoding Gfo/Idh/MocA family protein yields MTIRWGLLGCGDIASKRVADAIVADERSELAAACRRTEHLLQAFGERFNIPTLTTSAKELFAREDLDAIYIATPVYRHCAQTIAAAEAGKHVLVEKPMAYSPAECQRMIAACSTSKVILGVAYYRRFYPVVLRLAELIADGTLGRPLSILATTGNSTRFPTEDWRVVKALGGGGPLMDIGSHRLDLFLQLFGRPRHVQATCAPSPEHDTEDMASLLIEFENRCHGMLQCYFGTVDTPDRLEVIGTDGRATTEDLNGGDLTIITAQGRRTESHPPHANLHAPLISDFTDAIVSGRPPTVTGEIGMATNDIMAIAYRESTDNRVR; encoded by the coding sequence ATGACGATACGCTGGGGATTGCTGGGATGTGGCGACATCGCCAGCAAACGGGTTGCCGACGCGATCGTCGCCGATGAACGCTCCGAATTGGCGGCCGCTTGCCGGCGGACCGAGCACCTGCTCCAGGCGTTCGGAGAACGATTCAACATCCCCACGTTGACGACGTCTGCGAAGGAATTATTTGCCCGCGAAGACTTGGATGCCATCTACATCGCCACGCCGGTCTATCGGCATTGCGCCCAAACGATCGCCGCCGCCGAAGCCGGCAAACACGTGCTGGTCGAGAAACCGATGGCCTACTCCCCCGCGGAATGCCAACGGATGATCGCCGCCTGTTCCACGTCCAAAGTGATCTTGGGCGTGGCCTATTACCGGCGGTTTTATCCCGTCGTCTTACGCTTGGCCGAATTGATCGCCGACGGCACCCTGGGGCGTCCGCTTTCGATCCTGGCGACGACGGGCAATTCGACACGATTCCCCACCGAAGACTGGCGGGTGGTGAAAGCCCTGGGCGGTGGCGGTCCGCTGATGGACATCGGTAGCCACCGCTTGGACTTGTTCCTGCAACTCTTCGGACGACCGCGACACGTCCAAGCGACCTGCGCGCCGTCGCCGGAACATGACACCGAAGACATGGCATCGTTGTTGATCGAATTCGAAAACCGGTGCCACGGGATGCTGCAGTGCTACTTTGGGACCGTCGACACCCCCGACCGTTTGGAAGTGATCGGCACCGACGGTCGGGCGACCACCGAAGACCTCAACGGCGGCGACTTGACGATCATCACCGCCCAAGGACGCCGCACCGAGTCGCACCCGCCGCACGCCAACCTGCACGCCCCGCTGATCAGCGACTTCACCGACGCGATCGTTTCGGGCCGCCCGCCGACGGTGACCGGGGAGATCGGCATGGCGACCAACGACATCATGGCCATCGCCTACCGCGAATCGACGGACAACCGCGTGCGGTGA
- a CDS encoding FAD-dependent oxidoreductase — protein sequence MDTALPEHIAERLRWMASPDGGAYEPGQFVLYWMHNALRAHENPALDAAICLARQNGLPLLVYHGLSEEYPYASDRLHAFMLQGHRDVQRELADRGIVAVFHLQRQGQRGPYLRNLTRAAACLITEEMPVQPLVGWMERLVATCKTPVATVDCSCVAPVTLFDQAFTSAAEFRRHAKPLYDERVAASYPEQKVDVPMCDVEGLAPSLGLQPISLQDADLASLIGQCRIDHSIAPVAETPGGTRAGYARWNAFKAHGLATYQHARHDPLRTEGASRMSAYLHYGMVSPFRIAREASQQNAEKFLDELLTWREMAFHYCFHNRETIDSLDAVPDWAQESLCRHAGDPREADCSWETLARANTGRPLWDAAQRSLLKHGELHNNVRMTWGKAFLPWLESPSRALQLTMDLNHRYSLDGRNPASYGGVLWCYGQFDRPFTPEQPVIGKLRPRGVDDHANQIDLQRFRRHVDRPIAATLPRVAVIGAGIGGLTAARTLADHGIDVTVFDKSRGVGGRTATRRTPHQDGPGELQFDHGAQYFTARDARFCRPVNSWIHDGLVEPWTGRIVHLDGRGQILGEKNDTPRYLGIPGMNAVAKHLAKGLTLRLGKTISRLTESAGQWQIETTEGEKHGPFDVVLCNCPPTQTLALIGGHTELAEMVRSVHMRPCWALMITDPSLSDVPYDGAFVDNSPIAWIARNDKKPGRTAPASWVIHASADWSEAHVDDDPACVLQTLQQAFESLLGETITQPLYATAHRWRYAVPEKPLDQECLFDATTGIGACGDWCGGSRVEAAYLSGIALAGTLLRRYTIDRPAYQSDHAKQQSLFA from the coding sequence TTGGACACCGCACTTCCCGAACACATTGCCGAGCGTCTTCGTTGGATGGCGTCGCCCGATGGTGGGGCGTACGAACCGGGGCAATTTGTGCTGTACTGGATGCACAACGCGCTCCGTGCTCACGAGAACCCGGCGCTCGATGCCGCGATTTGTCTGGCACGCCAAAACGGACTGCCACTGCTAGTTTATCACGGGCTCAGCGAAGAGTACCCGTATGCGTCGGATCGACTGCACGCGTTCATGTTGCAGGGGCATCGTGATGTGCAACGCGAATTGGCCGACCGGGGCATCGTGGCCGTGTTTCATTTGCAGCGTCAAGGACAACGTGGACCGTACCTGCGGAACCTGACGCGTGCGGCCGCCTGTCTGATCACCGAAGAAATGCCGGTGCAACCACTCGTCGGCTGGATGGAACGCTTGGTCGCGACCTGCAAGACACCGGTCGCCACCGTCGATTGCTCCTGTGTCGCTCCGGTCACCTTGTTCGATCAAGCGTTCACGTCCGCCGCTGAATTTCGCCGCCACGCCAAACCGCTCTACGACGAGCGCGTCGCCGCGAGCTATCCGGAACAAAAGGTCGATGTCCCGATGTGTGACGTCGAAGGGCTTGCCCCGTCGCTGGGTCTGCAACCGATCTCGTTGCAAGACGCGGACCTGGCGTCCTTGATCGGCCAGTGCCGGATCGATCATTCGATCGCGCCGGTCGCCGAAACACCCGGCGGAACCCGCGCCGGCTATGCGCGTTGGAATGCGTTCAAAGCACACGGCCTGGCAACGTATCAGCACGCTCGCCACGACCCGCTGCGGACCGAAGGTGCCAGCCGAATGAGCGCGTACCTGCACTACGGCATGGTCAGCCCGTTCCGAATCGCTCGGGAAGCTTCACAGCAGAACGCGGAAAAGTTTCTTGACGAGTTGCTGACCTGGCGTGAGATGGCGTTCCACTATTGCTTTCACAACCGCGAGACCATTGACAGCTTGGATGCTGTGCCGGATTGGGCCCAGGAATCGCTGTGCCGGCACGCGGGGGATCCGCGCGAAGCCGATTGCAGTTGGGAAACACTGGCGCGGGCGAACACGGGGCGTCCGCTTTGGGACGCGGCCCAGCGGAGCCTGCTCAAACATGGCGAACTGCACAACAACGTCCGGATGACGTGGGGAAAAGCGTTCCTGCCCTGGCTGGAATCTCCCTCCCGCGCCCTACAGTTGACGATGGACTTGAACCACCGCTACTCGCTGGACGGACGCAACCCCGCTTCCTACGGCGGCGTGCTGTGGTGTTACGGTCAATTCGATCGCCCCTTCACGCCCGAGCAACCGGTGATCGGCAAACTCCGTCCACGCGGCGTCGATGACCACGCAAATCAAATTGATCTGCAACGTTTTCGCCGACATGTCGATCGCCCCATCGCCGCAACGCTTCCCCGCGTAGCGGTCATCGGTGCCGGCATCGGCGGACTGACGGCCGCGCGGACACTGGCCGACCACGGTATCGATGTCACGGTATTCGATAAATCACGTGGCGTCGGCGGACGGACCGCCACCCGCCGCACGCCGCACCAAGACGGACCAGGCGAGCTACAGTTCGATCACGGCGCCCAGTACTTCACGGCCCGCGACGCGCGGTTCTGTCGACCGGTCAACAGCTGGATTCACGACGGATTGGTCGAACCCTGGACGGGCCGAATCGTGCACCTAGATGGCCGGGGACAGATCCTCGGCGAAAAGAACGACACGCCCCGCTACCTCGGCATACCGGGCATGAACGCCGTTGCCAAACATCTTGCCAAAGGATTGACGTTGCGGTTGGGGAAAACGATTTCGCGTTTGACCGAGTCAGCAGGGCAATGGCAGATCGAAACGACGGAAGGTGAAAAACACGGACCGTTCGACGTGGTGTTGTGCAACTGTCCGCCGACTCAAACGCTCGCGTTGATCGGCGGCCATACCGAACTGGCCGAGATGGTGCGTTCGGTCCACATGCGTCCGTGTTGGGCGCTGATGATCACCGACCCGTCGCTGTCGGATGTCCCCTATGACGGTGCCTTTGTCGACAACAGCCCGATCGCGTGGATCGCAAGGAACGACAAGAAGCCCGGCCGAACCGCACCCGCCTCGTGGGTCATCCATGCGTCGGCGGACTGGTCGGAGGCCCATGTCGATGATGACCCTGCTTGTGTCCTGCAAACCTTGCAACAAGCCTTCGAGTCGCTGTTGGGCGAAACGATCACGCAGCCGCTTTACGCGACCGCGCACCGCTGGCGATACGCCGTGCCCGAAAAACCGCTCGATCAGGAATGCTTGTTTGACGCCACGACCGGAATCGGTGCCTGCGGTGATTGGTGCGGCGGCAGCCGAGTCGAGGCGGCTTATCTCAGCGGCATCGCCCTGGCCGGCACGCTGCTCCGCCGCTACACGATCGACCGACCGGCGTACCAAAGCGATCACGCGAAACAACAAAGCTTGTTCGCGTAG
- a CDS encoding PVC-type heme-binding CxxCH protein: MIRLSYRLFLPCLAALLSLTPTPAADFADQLPRIAPTEPGDTLDGFRVADGYQIQLVAAEPLVNSPVAIEWDAEGALFVCEMRGYSEDRDDKLSRITRLIDTDDDGVFDRHTVYADHLLWPTALFPYDGGLFVADAPDIFYLKDTDGDGVADSKQVVFTGFSIGNVQGLLNSFRWGLDNRIHLACGTVGGKVRRADEDESAAVEVRGHDMAFDPKTYAFSLTSGGAQHGMCFDDWGRKFVSSNSDHLQQVMYEDRYIKRNPLLVAPSARQSIAADGPQAEVFRISPVEPWRVVRTRLRVAGLVGGPIEGGGRAAGYFTGATGVTIFRGDAWPKDDHSLAIVGDVGSNLIHRKRLRPAGVQLIGERIDTESEFVASKDNWFRPAQFACGPDGALSVVDVYREVIEHPKSLPPEIKQHVDLTSGRNRGRIYRVVPDRFLHRPTPKLNTFDIESLAKLLQHPNAWHRETAARLIYQRQDHAIAETLRRQSRQSKSAAGRLHSLYALHGLGLLKPEDVAARFDDHHPQVVRHAIRLAEPFTADENIIHDLKPLVRHASIDVRYQLAFSLGEFSFQAKPEWLAELALQNPTDRWIQTAVSSSTGGQPDHLFAALLKSGSVEPLAPFLLQLAKQIDRGDQNDQRRRSLSALVGAVHHPSLLPAIGRLNRSGRRASIGDELYKRAESLAASLIPMALEQVSDAKRSDAERTRAIGWLGNAAIEDVFPTLVDVLRQHTSSELQIAVIRAMARSDSPELVEILLEPWPTWSPRLRSAAGDVLFSTAIRSTAVLDAIDAGSIDAADISLARWNALASSRDPELQKRAADYLATTKGPSREAVIERYQETFQLTGDARRGAEVFKQQCAGCHQAGDVGHAIGPSLAAAATRGGESILTNVLDPNREVNPQYVNYVVLTTDGRTIAGMIASENANSITLRRAENVSDTILRQDIELLRNTNQSIMPEGFEKAIPPQAMADLIEYLITSLRS, translated from the coding sequence ATGATTCGTCTGTCCTACCGTTTATTTCTCCCCTGCCTGGCCGCCCTCCTCTCTCTCACCCCCACCCCTGCGGCCGACTTTGCCGATCAATTGCCGCGAATCGCACCGACCGAACCCGGCGACACGCTCGACGGCTTCCGGGTCGCCGACGGCTACCAAATCCAACTCGTCGCCGCCGAACCACTGGTCAACAGTCCCGTGGCGATCGAATGGGATGCCGAGGGCGCGCTGTTTGTTTGTGAAATGCGTGGTTACAGCGAAGACCGCGACGACAAGCTCTCACGCATCACGCGACTGATCGACACCGATGACGACGGCGTCTTCGATCGTCACACCGTTTACGCCGACCACTTGCTCTGGCCGACGGCACTGTTCCCGTACGACGGAGGCCTGTTTGTCGCCGACGCGCCGGACATCTTTTACCTGAAAGACACCGACGGTGATGGCGTCGCCGATTCAAAGCAAGTCGTGTTCACCGGATTCTCGATCGGAAACGTCCAGGGTCTACTGAACTCGTTTCGCTGGGGTTTGGACAACCGCATCCACCTGGCCTGTGGAACCGTCGGCGGCAAGGTGCGACGAGCGGACGAAGACGAATCGGCGGCCGTAGAAGTCCGCGGACATGACATGGCGTTTGATCCGAAAACCTATGCGTTCAGCTTGACCAGCGGCGGCGCCCAACACGGAATGTGTTTCGACGACTGGGGACGCAAATTTGTTTCCTCCAATAGCGATCACCTGCAACAAGTGATGTACGAAGATCGCTACATCAAACGAAACCCGTTGCTGGTCGCCCCGTCGGCTCGCCAATCGATCGCCGCCGATGGACCGCAAGCCGAAGTATTCCGGATCAGCCCGGTCGAACCCTGGCGTGTCGTTCGAACGCGATTGCGTGTCGCGGGACTGGTTGGCGGCCCGATCGAAGGCGGCGGCCGCGCGGCGGGCTACTTCACCGGCGCGACCGGCGTGACGATCTTTCGCGGCGACGCCTGGCCCAAAGACGATCACTCGCTGGCGATCGTTGGTGATGTCGGCAGCAATCTGATCCATCGCAAACGTCTCCGGCCTGCAGGCGTGCAGCTGATCGGAGAACGAATCGATACCGAATCGGAATTTGTTGCCTCCAAAGACAACTGGTTTCGGCCGGCCCAGTTCGCCTGCGGCCCCGACGGTGCGCTGTCGGTCGTCGACGTCTACCGCGAAGTCATCGAACACCCCAAAAGTCTTCCGCCGGAGATCAAGCAACACGTGGACCTGACATCGGGCCGCAATCGGGGCCGAATCTATCGCGTCGTCCCCGACCGCTTTCTTCATCGCCCGACACCCAAATTGAACACGTTCGACATCGAGTCCTTGGCGAAGCTGTTGCAACACCCCAACGCGTGGCACCGTGAAACCGCGGCCCGATTGATCTACCAGCGTCAGGACCATGCGATCGCCGAGACGCTACGGCGACAATCCAGACAGAGCAAGTCCGCCGCAGGACGCCTGCATTCGCTCTACGCACTCCACGGACTCGGTTTGCTCAAGCCCGAAGACGTGGCGGCGCGTTTCGACGATCATCATCCCCAAGTCGTCCGCCACGCGATTCGATTGGCCGAGCCATTTACCGCCGACGAGAACATCATCCATGACCTCAAGCCGCTGGTTCGTCATGCCTCCATCGACGTCCGTTATCAATTGGCGTTTTCGCTCGGTGAATTTTCGTTCCAGGCCAAGCCGGAGTGGCTCGCCGAACTGGCCCTGCAGAATCCCACCGATCGGTGGATCCAGACCGCCGTCTCAAGCTCCACCGGCGGCCAACCGGATCACTTGTTCGCCGCCCTGTTGAAATCCGGTTCCGTCGAACCGCTGGCCCCCTTCCTGCTGCAACTGGCCAAGCAAATCGATCGCGGCGATCAGAACGACCAGCGACGTCGCTCGTTGTCTGCGCTGGTCGGCGCGGTGCATCACCCCAGTCTGTTGCCGGCGATCGGACGTTTGAATCGCTCCGGTCGACGAGCTTCCATCGGCGACGAACTCTACAAACGCGCCGAATCGCTTGCCGCCAGTCTGATCCCGATGGCACTGGAGCAAGTTTCCGACGCGAAGCGTTCCGACGCCGAACGCACTCGCGCGATCGGCTGGCTGGGCAACGCGGCGATCGAAGACGTGTTCCCCACGCTCGTCGATGTCCTCCGTCAGCACACGTCGTCGGAGTTACAGATCGCCGTCATTCGTGCGATGGCCCGCAGCGATTCGCCCGAACTGGTCGAGATCCTGTTGGAACCCTGGCCGACCTGGAGTCCACGGCTTCGCAGTGCCGCCGGTGACGTTCTGTTTTCGACCGCCATTCGCTCGACCGCCGTGCTCGACGCCATCGATGCCGGCTCGATCGACGCGGCGGACATTTCGCTGGCACGTTGGAATGCACTCGCATCGAGTCGCGATCCGGAACTGCAAAAGCGCGCCGCAGACTACCTGGCGACGACCAAGGGTCCGTCACGGGAGGCGGTCATCGAGCGGTACCAGGAAACGTTTCAGTTGACCGGTGATGCCCGGCGCGGGGCGGAAGTCTTTAAACAGCAGTGTGCCGGCTGCCATCAAGCGGGCGACGTCGGACACGCGATCGGCCCCAGCTTGGCTGCGGCGGCAACGCGGGGCGGCGAATCGATTTTGACCAACGTGTTGGACCCCAACCGTGAAGTCAATCCGCAGTACGTCAACTACGTGGTGTTGACTACCGACGGCAGAACGATCGCCGGGATGATCGCCTCGGAAAACGCCAACAGCATCACCCTGCGCCGCGCCGAAAATGTGTCCGACACCATTTTGCGACAGGACATCGAATTATTGCGAAACACCAATCAATCGATCATGCCCGAAGGTTTCGAAAAAGCGATCCCGCCGCAAGCGATGGCCGACCTGATCGAGTACCTGATCACGAGTCTACGCAGCTAA
- a CDS encoding peroxiredoxin — MTRSDELQFQLLPDGPTYLKEFSMMRFFKISACVLLSIVAAEAMAIDVGDKAPSFEAVDDTDATWKSADHVGKKILVVYFYPADMTGGCTAQACGYRDKMESFTADGVEVIGVSGDSAKNHRVFKKAHQLNFALLADTQGKVAKAFGVPVTLGEKTVTKIIDGTETDLLRTATAKRWTFVIGLDGKIAYKDSAVNAKQDPEKIEDVIESLK, encoded by the coding sequence ATGACGCGTTCGGATGAATTACAATTTCAGCTCCTGCCCGATGGTCCCACCTACCTGAAAGAGTTTTCGATGATGCGTTTTTTCAAAATTTCCGCCTGCGTGTTGTTGTCGATCGTTGCCGCCGAAGCGATGGCGATTGACGTCGGTGACAAGGCGCCGTCCTTTGAAGCGGTCGATGACACCGATGCGACTTGGAAGTCGGCCGACCACGTCGGTAAAAAAATCCTTGTCGTTTACTTTTATCCGGCCGACATGACGGGCGGATGCACGGCCCAGGCCTGCGGTTATCGTGACAAGATGGAATCGTTTACCGCCGACGGTGTGGAAGTGATCGGGGTCAGCGGTGACTCGGCCAAGAATCATCGCGTCTTCAAGAAGGCCCACCAGTTGAATTTTGCGCTGTTGGCCGACACCCAGGGCAAGGTTGCCAAAGCGTTCGGCGTTCCCGTCACCCTGGGTGAAAAAACGGTGACGAAGATCATCGATGGCACCGAGACCGATCTGTTGCGAACGGCCACGGCAAAACGATGGACCTTCGTGATCGGTCTGGACGGCAAGATCGCCTACAAGGATTCCGCGGTCAACGCCAAGCAAGACCCGGAGAAGATCGAGGACGTGATCGAGTCGTTGAAGTAG